Within Bacillus sp. Marseille-Q1617, the genomic segment TAGCCTAACCAGCACTCTCTATTAAAAATACACCCTGATCCTGACCAAATCCTGAATGCTTCCATCCTTTGCACTCCGGCTGTACACCCACAGTTCTCCTGAATCAGAGGTTGGCTGGCGGTCGAATGGCAAGGCCGTGCTGAAGAAACCATATGCCGGTGCGCCTGCATTTGCAGTGGCAAAGCGTTCATTTGAAACCACTACGCCGTTCTGATCCCTTAGCTGATAGTTGACTGTAGCTTCAAACACCCTGGCATAGCCCTCCACCAGCTGACCGTTGTTGATGGCAGTACCCGGCAATGGTCGGGTCACGAAGATATTCCTTGAAGTGGGAATCGGAATGATTAAGTGATAATCCGGCCAGATGACCTCCCTTTGGAAACCGGGGCGCCCTGCATTGGCAGTTTCAATGTCAGATACTGAAATACCAAATCGCCTTGAAATGGAATACAGTGTGTCGCCGCTGACAACCTTGTATGAGAAGGCAGGGACAAGCAAGCGCTGGTCTACGAAAATTAAACCAGGGTTCTCAATATTGTTGATTCCAGCCAGAAGATCTACATGTGTATCGAATGTTTGGGCAATGGCTGTCAGGGTGTCTCCTGCTGTGACAATGTAACTCATTAGGGGAGACGGGGCTGACGTAGGGACGACCAGTACATCACCTGGGAAAATCAATCCTCTATCGGTGACAGGTGGAAACAAATAGTTCGCCCTTTCAATGGCAGTGACTGTACTTCCGAATTGCGCAGCAATCGAATAGAGGGTGTTCCCCGGCCTCACCGTGTAAACGAATCCTTTCGTATGAATCGTTGGTATAGTAAACACCTCCTTTCTTTTCCATATATCCTATGAAAAGAAGGTATGATAGAGAACGGCAGATTCATTACATAGAGAATATTT encodes:
- a CDS encoding LysM peptidoglycan-binding domain-containing protein produces the protein MFTIPTIHTKGFVYTVRPGNTLYSIAAQFGSTVTAIERANYLFPPVTDRGLIFPGDVLVVPTSAPSPLMSYIVTAGDTLTAIAQTFDTHVDLLAGINNIENPGLIFVDQRLLVPAFSYKVVSGDTLYSISRRFGISVSDIETANAGRPGFQREVIWPDYHLIIPIPTSRNIFVTRPLPGTAINNGQLVEGYARVFEATVNYQLRDQNGVVVSNERFATANAGAPAYGFFSTALPFDRQPTSDSGELWVYSRSAKDGSIQDLVRIRVYF